In the genome of Cutibacterium equinum, one region contains:
- a CDS encoding TadE/TadG family type IV pilus assembly protein — MWPVVLLVVVGVVQTSVVLQARATATEAARVAVRVQALRGSHPGDGEAAARDVAQSSKLADVTVRVRTTDSLVRVDVEGKASTLFGAVIPVKGHAVAVEEGT; from the coding sequence GTGTGGCCGGTGGTCCTACTTGTGGTGGTCGGGGTCGTCCAGACCTCGGTCGTGCTGCAGGCCCGGGCCACGGCCACCGAGGCGGCTCGCGTGGCGGTTCGAGTGCAAGCCTTGCGTGGTTCCCATCCCGGAGACGGCGAAGCCGCCGCTCGTGACGTCGCCCAGAGCTCCAAACTGGCCGACGTCACAGTACGGGTCCGGACCACGGACTCCCTGGTACGGGTGGACGTCGAGGGCAAGGCGTCAACCCTGTTTGGGGCCGTCATCCCAGTCAAAGGTCACGCCGTCGCTGTTGAGGAGGGGACATGA
- a CDS encoding TadE/TadG family type IV pilus assembly protein produces MIGRGRLRGHQRGAVAVEAALILPSLLMIAAVTAGGWRLSEVRADAQSAAEAAARAGSVAATVDEGHTVGQHVAETELAGTRCSDPAVTIDSSALATPVGSTGVTSARVRCTVRLADLLVPGIPGALHVESTAHSTVDSHRERHT; encoded by the coding sequence ATGATTGGCCGTGGACGATTACGGGGACATCAACGTGGGGCAGTCGCGGTCGAGGCTGCGCTCATCCTGCCCAGTCTCCTCATGATCGCTGCAGTGACAGCCGGGGGTTGGCGGCTGTCCGAGGTGCGGGCCGACGCCCAGTCGGCTGCCGAGGCAGCAGCTCGCGCTGGATCAGTCGCCGCCACGGTTGACGAAGGCCATACGGTGGGCCAACACGTCGCCGAGACCGAACTGGCCGGTACCCGATGCAGCGACCCCGCCGTCACCATCGATTCATCGGCCCTCGCCACGCCAGTGGGGTCCACGGGAGTCACCTCCGCCCGGGTGAGATGCACTGTCCGGCTCGCTGACCTTCTCGTCCCGGGGATACCGGGAGCCCTCCACGTCGAGTCGACGGCCCATTCCACCGTCGACAGTCATCGGGAGCGACACACATGA